Proteins found in one Coffea eugenioides isolate CCC68of chromosome 5, Ceug_1.0, whole genome shotgun sequence genomic segment:
- the LOC113771218 gene encoding E3 ubiquitin-protein ligase CIP8-like, giving the protein MPAAAPLEDHSIEFRLAVPEREGYIGNPDDYVDTAGYEALQQNLAETDSDGRRGASPASKASVEALETTEIKSKPEALACAVCKDIVGVGEMVKKLPCGHGYHEDCIIPWLGSRNSCLVCRYELSTDDAEYEEERKKRATAAAAAAPSSSSGGIGGISGDYEIQFF; this is encoded by the coding sequence ATGCCCGCCGCTGCACCACTTGAGGACCACTCAATTGAGTTTCGATTGGCCGTGCCTGAAAGAGAAGGGTATATTGGGAATCCAGACGATTACGTAGATACGGCGGGTTATGAAGCTTTGCAGCAAAACCTGGCCGAAACTGATAGCGATGGGCGGCGAGGAGCATCTCCCGCATCAAAAGCTTCTGTAGAAGCATTAGAAACCACGGAGATTAAGTCAAAACCGGAGGCATTGGCTTGTGCTGTATGTAAAGATATAGTTGGTGTTGGAGAAATGGTAAAGAAATTGCCTTGTGGACATGGATATCATGAGGATTGTATCATACCATGGTTGGGGTCGAGAAATTCGTGCCTTGTATGTAGGTATGAGTTGTCGACAGATGATGCAGAGTAcgaggaagaaaggaaaaagagagctACTGCTGCCGCTGCCGCTGCCCCGAGTTCTTCTTCCGGTGGCATTGGCGGTATTAGTGGTGATTACGAGATTCAGTTCTTCTAA